Sequence from the Nitrospirota bacterium genome:
GTTCAGGAGCTTTTAAGGTTTCCTTTCCTGCTTGCGTTGTTGCACAGCCATAAAATATAAGAAGCATAGAACATAAAAAAATAATATATGCCACTCTGCTCAATCTTATATTCTTTAACATTTCATTCTTAATATATAATTTTTGATTCATTCTTCTTCCCCCTTATGGAGTTTCAATATTGAATCTCTTGGCTTTATATCACCTCTGTAATCTTTCACATACTCCCTGATTAATACGGTATCTTTGGTTATTTTCTCAACCTTTCCACCCATTAGCCCTAATGTCATTCCTTCTGTTATTGTATAGGCTTTTTTATCAGGTAATTGTATGAGTGCATAAAATTTATCTTTTTCCCATGCGATTGCAAGTAACCGGATTTCATCGACGTCATAACTTTCTATTGGACTCGCTCCCTTCTTTTTAAGGGGTTTTTGTTTTGTAGTAACAATTAGCGAAATAAATGGATCTCTTTTACCTTTTGAGTCATAGGCATATCCTTCTGGGATAATCTGCTTTGCCTCTTCCGAAACCCTTGATTCAGGCTGGGTTACCGTCTCTTTTGGCTGTTCGGCTACAGGTTTCTTCATTGGTTGCTCTTTCTTACATCCAATAAAAGTTATGAATAAAACTGCTATCAATAAAAAGATAACTTTTTTCATTATCATTTGCCTGCCTCTTGTCCCTTTGCCAGTTCTTCTTCAGGGACTGAGGAAAATGTTGTTGCAGTAAAAGTTACTTTTATTTCCGCAATCCCCCTTTCTGTTTTCGGGTTACCAAGCTTTATATCAGAAATATTTACAATTCTGGCAAGCTTTGTTAAACTGCTGAAAAAATATCCAAGGCTATGATAATTGCCAATAAGTTCAACATTGACAGGAATCTCATACACAATTCCGCTTGGATGATTTCTTTTCTGCTGAGGCCTCCAAAGAGCTATTTTCATTCCTGCCTGAATACATAAGTCTGAAACCTGTTTCAACAACGTTGAAACCTCTTTTTCCTCAGGCAATTGCAGTTTCAATTCACTCAGTCTCTTTTTGAGATTTTCATTCTCCCTCATAAGTTCCGGAAGTTTTGCTGCCTTAGCCTGGTTTTTTGCTATCTCATTTTCCTGTGCAGATATTTTTACGTCAAGTGCCTTAATCTCTTTGTTCTTTGGCAAAATAAAAATGAAAAGAGCAAGAATAATGATTAATATTGCAGGAGCAAAGGTTATTATAAACTTTACATAAGGAGGAATATTCTTAAGATTAATATTTAATTTTAATGCCATGTTTAAACCTTCATTTTTAATGTAAGTTTAAATTGATAAACAGGTATCTTTTCAAATTCTGCACTCTTGGATTCCTGCAAATAAATATCAGTGAATGTCTGTGAATTTTTTAAGTTGTCCACAAAAGCAACTATATCTGTATTGGTGAAGCCATACCCATCAATACTCACATCACTAACACCTTTTACATTCATCGCTGTAAACCAGATTCCATTTGGAAGAAGCATATTTATTTCATCAAGAAGCTTCACGGGGATGCTCTTGTTTTTGCTGAGTTGTTCGATTATTTTATTGCGCTCCTCAAACATCTTGTTTTTCTTCTCAAAATCCTCTACTGCTTTAATCTGTTCTTTGAGCTCTGCTATCTTTTGTTCATTAGCAGCAAATTTAGATTTTCTGTCTGATAAGCGTGAACTGTAAAAGAATACAAGATAAGCCATTACTATAAATATGACTAATGTAACTAATACAGTGCTGATAACAAATGTAGGTACTGGCTTCGGTTTCTTTTTCCTTTTAACTGGTAAAAGATTAACTTTTATCATCTATCACCCTGCCTCCTGAGTGCTAAGCCTGCTGCGACTGCTGCTATTGGTGCTGTTTCTTCGATATATGATAGATCAAATTTTTTTGGTATCTTAATGTTTTTAAACGGTTGCATGATTTTAGTTTCAACACCAATCTTTTCGGCAAGAAGCCTGGGGAAGTCTTTTATAAGCGCACAACCGCCACTCAATATAATTTCATTAATCTCTTCATGGAAATATTCCAGTGAACGATTTACTTCACCAATTATTTCCTCTGATGCCAATTCCATTACGGAATATGCGTCCTGCGGGCTTACATTTTCAACAGGCTCACCTTTTTTAAGCCTCTCTGCAACTTCATATGTAAGATTAAATTCCCGCTGGAGCACCTCAGTATGCAGATTGCTCCCAAAAGCACTATCTCTGGTAAATACTGAGACTCCACCTTTTAAAATGTTCATATTGATTGTGCTTGCCCCGATATTTACAAGAGCAATATTTTTCCCTGGTTCAATTTCATAATTAACTTCATATATGTTTTCGAGAGCAAATGAATTGACATCAACGATTATAGGATTAAAACCACTTTCCTTTACAACTGAAATATATTCATTAATGATGTCCTTTTTGACAGCAACCAGTATAACATCCATTTGACCTGGCTCTTCCTTAGGACCAAGAATCTGAAAATCAAGATTGACATCATCAATGTCAAAAGGTATATATTGTTCTGCTTCGAATTTTATTGACTCTGAGAGTTCTTCTTCAGACATTTCAGGGAGTGAAACTCGCTTGATAATTACAGATGAATGGCCTGCCATACTGATTATGACATCTTTTGTTTTTATCTTAGCCTTTCTTGACAACTCTTTTATAGAATCGACAAGTCTGATAGAATCTATAACTGAACCATCAACAATGAGTTCTGGCGGGAGAGGTAACATATCAAATAGTTCAAGTTCATAGCCACTTTTTGTATCTTTTAGTTGGACAATTTTTAAATATCCTGAGCCGATATCTAATCCAATCGAACTCTTTCCACTAATAAACATAGCTTATGAATACCAAAAAAATTAATTCTTGTCAAGTGTTTTTTTCATTAATATTAAAAGATTTGCCCTAAATCCTTAGAATTTAGTTTAAGAATCTCTCTATTTTTATTTCTTTATCTTGAATTTTCCCTATCCCAAAAAGTCTTTTATCAGGACTTTTAAGTCTAACATAACGTTCTGAAAAGAACTTTTCAGATATATCTTTTTCCAGAGTTTTAAAAAGAGAAATATTTACAGGCAGACCATTCTTTGCTTTATTATAGGCATTTTCATCAAAAACAACCTCTTGAAGATGCGATAATGCTAAATCTATTGAATATTGAGCACAGGCTTTTACTTGTATTTCTTCTTCTGAAGCTGAATCATTAATTTTGAAATTACCTATACGCGTTCTTACAAGTGAATGCATATGTGCTCCCACACCTAATTCGTTACCTATGTCGTGGCACAATGTCCGTATATATGTTCCTTTTGAACACACTACTTTTATGTCAATATATGGTAAATCAATCCCTAATATATCAATAGAATAAATATTGATTTTTCTGGGACGTCTCTCTATTGCCACACCCTGTCTTGCAAGTTTATATAATGGCTTACCTGATACCTTTATTGCTGAATACATAGGTGGCACCTGTTCAATCTGACCTGTGAATCTGGATAAGACTTTCTCTATGGAAGAATACAAATTTAATGAAGAAAGTTCACCTCTGGCTGTTATTTTACCTGAAGAATCGTATGTATCTGTACTCTCCCCGAGCTTTAACTTTACAATATATTCCTTATCGAGGTCCGATAAAAATCGAGCTATCTTTGTAGCTTTGTTCAAGCATATGAGAAGGACGCCTGTTGCTATCGGGTCAAGAGTTCCTGCGTGACCTGCCTTTTTTGCAGTAAAAAGACGTTTAACTCTTGTTACAGCCTGCTGGGAAGAAATATCCTTTGTTTTGTTGAGGTTAATGACAATATTCATTTAGTGGCGCGCCCAGGAGGATTCGAACCCCCGACCTGCGGATTCGTAGTCCGACGCTCTATCCAGCTGAGCTATGGGCGCATTCCATTTTATTTTTTTACACCCTCTTTAAGAAATATGCTGTATTTTGGATGCTCAAATGGGTGTATTGCAGGAACCTTTGCGAACAACCAGCCCCACTGTTTTCCGGAAGCTGGAAAAATCTTTTTGTTATTTTCAAAAACCTGCACACTTAGTGCAGGGTTTTTTGGCTGATTTGTTGATGATGTTAGGGTCATTCCATCCATTTTGAAATCAGGGAGAAAATCACCTACATGAAGATTTAGATTTGTATTAGGAATTTTGAATTCACTATTGAGTTTAACTAAATATTCCTGTTTTGTCTTAGCAACTTTATCTTCAAAAATAATCCTCGCTCCACTCCATTTACCTTTGACTGATTCAGGCACAACAATCTTTGTTTTTACCCTCTGCATCATCATCCCTTGCCCTTCAGGCTGTTGTCCCTGCTGTGTCATTGAAGGGGGCATCTGCCCGGGAGGGACAGGTTCTGATAATATTGGCCCTGTTCCCATAGGCGCAGGCGCCTGCTGGACAGGTTGCTGTGGTTCTTTCTTCTCACATGCTGACAATGATAAAATCAATAGAAGAAATACTATCAATATAAAAACTTTTTGCATCTAATCCTCCTTATATGTTGAAAATTTTCTTATATCACTGTTCAATTTTAACTATTTACTGCCGTTAACTGGCGGAGAGGCAGGGATTCGAACCCTGGGTGAAGTTTTACCTCCACAACCGCTTAGCAGGCGGCTGCCTTCGACCAGCTCGGCCACCTCTCCTTAAAAAACCAACCAACAATCAGTAGTCAATAATCTGTGTATATACAGAAAACAGCAGTTTATACACAGACACTGAAAATTTATTTTACCGCAAACTTGTTAAAAAAAAGAATATTAATTACGGCAACAATTATACTAACACAGCTCAAATAAAACTTTGTTAAGAAAATGGAGTGCAAAATTATCTGATATCACGATGAATAATATCAATATCAATTGGATGTTTTTTAAGATAATCACGCAATTTTTCTACTATAGCCGGAGAACGGTGATTACCTCCTGTACAACCTATACCAACTGTAACATATAATCTACCTTCTTTAAGATATTGTTCGATAAGAAAATCCAGAAATTCCTTTATTTTTTTTATAAAAGTTTTGGAATTATGATGCCTGAATACATAATCAGAAACTCTTTTATCTGTGCCTTTAAGTTGTTTTAATTCTGGTATGAAGTTTGGATTTGGAAGGAATCTTGCATCAAAAAGCAGATCGAGGTTCTGAGGAAGGCCGTATTTAAAACCGAAAGATATCAGGATTAGCCTCATAGCTTTAGTACCTTTTTTTATTCCATAGATACAGGTAATAAGTTGTCTCAGTTGATGTGGGGAAAATGGAGACGTATCAATAACTCTATCAGAATCATCTTTCAGAAAAGAAAGCCTTTCTTTCTCTTTTCTGATAGCTTCTTCAATCTTTCCTCCAAGGGGATGTGGCCTTCGAGTCTCTTTAAATCGCCTGACCAGCACTTCCTTTTCTGCTTCAAGGAAGATAATATCAGTTTTATATTTATTTTTCAAAATCTTAAGTGCATTTTTAATACCTGATAAAAATCCCTTCTCCCTAATATCAATCCCGATTGCAATCTTCCTGATATTTTTATTTCTGGATACAATCGAAACAAGGGAATCAATCAGGGCAACTGGAAGATTATCCACACAAAAGTAACTGGAATCTTCAAGTGCCCTTAAAGCAACGGTTTTGCCGGAACCGGAAAGACCCGTGATTATAACAATAATTGGTTCCTTCATAATTCATATTTCATACTTTCTTTATTTCACTGGTTCAATCAATCCAAAATTGCCATCTCTTCTCCGGTATATGACATTGATATCCCCACTATTGTCATTGGTAAAAACAAAGAAATCCTTATCGAGTAGTTCCATCTGCATTACTGCCTCATCAGGGCTCATTGGTTTCAGTTCAAAACGTTTGTTTTTTATAATTTTCCCAACTTCAGCAGGAATTTCTACTTTAGCTGAAACAGTGCTGGTTTTTCCTTCATTCTTTCTGTGAGAAACAAGTTTTTCCTTATATTTCTTTATCTGACGTTCGAGTTTCTCTGATACCTCATCAATAGACGAATATACCTCACCAGTAACACTCTCAGCCTGAATAAGGACCCCATTAGCCTTAAGCAATACTTCTACCTTATGCCTATACTTTTCAACTGTTATAGTAACAATAGCTTCAGTTATACTTGAAAGATATTTGTTTATTCTCTTAATCTTTTTCTCTGCATAACTTTTTAAAGACTGTGTAATCTCAAGGTGTCTTCCTGTCACAATAATATTCATAAATCCTCCTTATAGTGAAGTCTGTTTTTTCCGTTTCGATTGTGAGGCAATACCGAGCTCTTCTCTATATTTTGCTACTGTTCTTCTTGCAATTGTAATATTTTTTTTCTTGAGTATCTCTGCAATATGATTATCACTTAGCGGTTTTTGTGCATCTTCTTCAGTCACGATTTTCTTTATAAGATTTTTGACAGATTTTGATGAAATACTTCGCATCCCGCTATTAAGAGCACTGCTGAATAGATACCTAAAACAGAAAATTCCACGATCACATGATATGAATTTGTTCGAGGTAACTCTGCTTATAGTGCTTTCGTGTAAATTGATTGCTGAAGCAACATCTTTCAATGTTAAAGGTTTAAGATATTCAATTCCTTTATCAAAAAACTCCCTCTGAAGAGATAAGAGTGTCTCTGTAACCCTATAAATAGTCCTGCTTCTTTGATCAAGACTTTTTAATAGTCCAACTGCTGAACGGAACTTTTCAATAAAAAATTGCTTATCCTCTTTTGAAAAAGCATTATCATGCTGGAGTAAATTTTTATAAAAATTGCTGATTCTCAGCTTTGGGATACCCTCATCATTTAAAATAATCTGATATTCATCATGCGTCCTGATAAGAAACACATCCGGAATAATATAATTTACATTAAAACTTGCAAAATTCCTGCCTGGCTTAGGTTCAAGCCCTTCAATAATTTTTAAGGCAGCCATTACTTCACTAATGGAAATACCATACTGCTGAGCAATCTGGGTATATCTTTTCTTTTCAAGGTCATCCAGATTGTTCCTAATTATATTTTCAACAACAGTGTTCTGGAGGTTAAATGTCCTGATTTGCAGAAGTAAACATTCACATAAATTTTTTGCACCAACCCCTGGAGGATCAAATCTCTGTATCAAATCGAGTGCCTTCTCGACTGTCTCTTTTTGCACTTTCGCTGCCTCTACAATTTCGTCGATACTTGCAACCAAATATCCATTTTCATCAATATTTCCTATAATTATCTCTCCAACTTTTTTAATATCCTCGGACTCATTTGAAAGTCTCAACTGCCATAAGAGATGGTCATAAAGATCTGGTTCTTTAGAAATAAATTGTTCAAATGAAGGTGGAGTTACTGTTCCGGGATTAAAGTATCCCAGATCCCTTCCATCATATCCCCTCTCTTCAAAGTATTCATCTACAGTAAAATTCATGAGCTTCTCGAGGGGGGCTTCTGCATCTTCTAATATCATATCTTCAGGTTCAATATTGTCTCTCTCTTCATAGACGGTTTCTTCTGATGAGACCTCTTCCATTTCATCTACTATTTCTTCAAGGAGTGGATTTTCCATTAGCTCCTGATTTAAGAATTGTGTGAGCTCGAGATGAGGAAGTTGCAAAAGCTTTATCGCCTGCTGGAGTTGCGGGGTTAATATTAGTTTCTGTGATAATCTGAGTTCAAGTCTGCTCTCGAGTGCCATTAGAGTCTGAACTCCTCTCCAAGGAAGGTCTCTTTAACCATTTTATTTGATATGATTCTATCAGGACTTCCTTCCTCGAGAATTTCTCCATTATTAATTATATAAGCCCTATCTGTTATAGAAAGTGTATCTCTTACATTATGATCTGTTATAAGAATGCCGAGCCCTATATTTTTCAGGTGATTCAGCATCTTTTTTAACTCAATGATAGCAATAGGGTCTATTCCTGCAAAAGGTTCATCGAATAAAAGAAAAAGCGGTTTTATAGCGATAGCCCTTGCTATCTCAGTCTTGCGCCTCTCTCCTCCTGAAAGTTTATATCCCTCTTTTTCTTGGAGACCTGTAAGATTAAATTCTTTCAATAAACGTGCCAGCTCCAATTCAATCTCTTCGCGATTAAGGCCCTTTATTTCAAGTACTGCCCTTATATTATCTCCAACAGTCAGTTTTCTGAATATCGAAGGCTCCTGAGGCAGATAACTTATTCCCATCCGTGACCTTCTATACATGGGCAACCTTGTTATATCCTGATTATCAAGAAAAATCTTCCCCGCATCAGGTTTTATCAGACCCACAGTCATATAAAAACTGGTCGTCTTCCCTGCACCATTCGGCCCGAGTAGGCCTACTATCTCTCCTGAACTGACGTAAAGGTGCAGATTTTTTACAACCTGTCTCTTACCATAATATTTTGAAAGACCTTTAGTCTCAAGGAGGTGCATTATTAATTCTTTACTTTATTATTTCTTTTTTCTAAGGAAAACCTTACTTTCTTCTACAAGAAATCTGTCTTCTTTCATAAAATAAGTCATCTTTTTACCTGTAACAACATTTTCACCCTCTGTTGCTCTCGGCTCACCGGTAAATATAATTTTTTCTCCATCCGCAAGATATGTAGCTTTTTCCGAAACAACAACCCTGTCTCCTTTTATAAATTTCACATTCCCTTCTGCATCAATCCTTGTCACATTTCCTGTATCCTTATCGCTCAGAACAACCATCTTGTCTGAATATATAGTTGTATCTGTTGTTTTTGCAACAACTGAACGTTCAAAAATAGCCGTATTTGTTTTGTTATCAGCAGTAAGCATCTGAGAAGTGATGACTATCGGTCCTTTAATTTCTCCTGATCCCTGTTCGGCAAGGCCTTCTGAAATGAACAGGGGAAGAATCGAGAAAAAAAGGATGAGACTGACTAAACTACTTATAAAAGATTGCCTTGACATCATTGTATATCCGGACTTTTTGTTCTTTATCAACTTTCATTCCTCTGCCTTCAATTTTGAAACCTTTGCCCTCAACCTCTATTTTCCCGGCTGCCTCAATAGTTCCTGAAGAAATCTCATAATCAATCATTTCTGCTTTTATAGTGTAATCCTTTGCCTTCGCCTTAATAGCTCCACCAGTTGTAAAGCTCTGCTCGGAAAGATTATATATGCCTTTATCAGCGAACAAGGTAACGTCATTTTCAGGTATAAACAACTGAATTTTTTCCAATTCAGCTTTCTCATCACTTTCAGTAAAAACTGCCTTTTCTGCATTAAGTATCCATGCGGTCATCCCGGTCTTTTTATGGATAATCTTCAGGTCTTCAAGAAAAGAGCCTTCTTTTATGTTCAACTTTATATCTATTTCCCTCGTGGGTATCAACATTATTAAAAGAAGAGTAAAAGATATAATAGAAATCCCTATTAATAAACCTCTCTTCATTAAAAATTCTATCATATAGAAAGAACTATGTAAACCTTTAAGTTTCAAAGGCTGAGCAAGATTTTATTGCCAAAAGATGCATAATTGTAATAGTATTAAAAATTTAAAGAAAACCATCACAAGAGGTATAAGCTATGATTACTTACACGGATTTTAATAAACTTGATATAAGAATCGGGAAAATCGTATCAGCAGAAAAAGTTAAAGACACTGATAAATTACTCAAATTAGAAGTTGATTTAGGTTTCGAAAAAAGAAATATCGTTGCAGGGATTGCTGAACTATATGAACCAGAGCAAGTCATTGCCAAAGAAATTCCTATACTCTTAAATTTAGAACCAAAAAATATCAGGGGAATCATAAGCCATGGGATGATTCTCGCAGTTGATGTTGAAGGGAAACCTGTTTTAATGCATCCGGAAAAAGAAGTTCCGCCGGGCAGCAAAATCAGATAATTAAGAGTAATAAAGTAAGAACATGATTCCTCATAGAGATCAATTCAGTGGATGTCTTATAGGACAATGCCTTGGTGATGCTACTGGTTTTGTTGTGGAGGGATTTTCAGCAGAAGCATGTCAAAGATATATTGAAGATTTTCTGCTAACTGAAAAAGTTGTTTCTTTCGGAAGATTCCCCTTCCCTTTCGGACAATACTCTGACGATTCACAACTTGCCCGTGAATTGCTCCTGAGCTATGTAGACTGTAAGAAATTTGATCCAGAAAATTATGCAAAGCGTCTTATGCGTATCTTTATAGAAAGGAGGGTTGTAGGGTTTGGTTATTCTACCAGACAGGCAGCTTTAAAACTCGCGGAAGGCATTTCATGGGAAGAATCAGGCACACCTTCTCCATCAGCAGGAAATGGTAGCGCCATGCGTGCTGCACCTATAGGATTAATCTTTTTTGATAACCCAAAGGCGTTAATTCAGGCAGCACATGACCAGGGAAGGATTACCCATAAAGATCTAAGATGTTCGGCAGGAGCAGTAGCAGTCAGCGGAGCAGTTGCGATTGTGCTGAAAAATAAGCAAATAGATGGAGAAAGCTTTATTAATTCTCTTTGTGATTTGACCGGAGAAATTGATACAGACTTTACATCAGAGTTGCAGAAATTAAAACAATGGAGCTTGTTACCTCCAAGGGAAGCTGTATTATTTATCTCCAGAGCAGGGATTGATCCTGAATATATTGAAGAAGATGGATGGCGCGGCATAACTCCTTTTGTAATCAGCAGTGTTCTATGGAGTCTCTATTGTTTCATCAGAACGCCAGATGATTACTGGCAAACAATCTGCACAGCAATTTCAGCAGGCGGAGATGTTGATACTACAGCATCAATGGCAGGTGCTATAAGCGGTGCATATCTCGGACTTGGAGCAATCCCATCTGAGCCGGCACATCAACTTACCGATCGCGGAAACTGGAAGTTTGATGAACTTGTTGAATTAGCACATAAGTGCTATGAAATAAAAATGCGGACATAAAATAAAACCCTTCACATTTCCAAAATTTGCCGATGGAGATTCTTAATCTATTTCAGCATCTCTTTAAATAAATATCAAAGGCTTTAAGATTCTATCGGCAAATCCGGGCATTTTTATCTGCTTGACAAAATTTTATTTTTAGTATACATTTGTATATATAATTTACCCCCCACTTTCTGAAGAAAGACTGGGCAGGGGATTGGGGAACAGACCCCTTCCCGCATCCGCCCCTGCCCAGCCACTTCCAATTAAGGTGGGGATATAAAAGAGAATTTCCTATGAAAGAGCTTACTGATAAGCAGAAACGCATACTTGAGTTCCTGAAAGAATACACGAAGACCCACGGTTACCCGCCGACTGTAAGGGAGATCGGTGCTCACTTTAAAATCCTGTGGGCTGCTGCAAGAAAACATCTTCAGGCAATTGAAAGAAAAGGCTTTTTAAAATTAAACCCTTTAAAATCAAGGGGCATAGAGATTCTTAGTTTTAAACCATCGAGTGGATTAATGCTCCCCGTTGCAGGAAATATAAGGGCCGGCAAACCAATCCTCGCACAGGAGGATATTGATACGCATATACTGATTGATAAATCCTTGTTTCCCCATCAGGATGCTTTCGTCCTGCGAGTAACAGGTAATAGTATGATTGAGGCCGGCATATTCGATGGAGATTATGTTATCGTGAGTCCCCAGAAGACGATCGAAAACAGTGAGATTGGAGTTGTGTTGATAGAGGATGAAGCAACTGTGAAAAGGATATATAAAGAGAAAATGAAAATAATTCTCAAGCCTGAAAACAAAACCATGAAATCGGTAACTCATAATGCTGATGAAATAACAATTATAGGCAAGGTTGTGGGAGTAATCAGAAAACTGTAAGAAAAACGACTTATCAAAATACCCCTAACCCTTCCCTCTCTCCCACAAGTGGAGATGGGAAATATTCCCTCCCATGAGGGTAGGGGATTAAAGGGAGAGTATAACGTCGTCTTTATTTATTCTTAATGGACATCGGAGAAGCCATAAGCGTTATTGCATCATTCGGCCTGCCGTATAAAATCCGGCCGCTGAAATTCAAATGGAACAGGAGACTCTTTGAAGTAAAAGAGATTACCTATACATGGGAAACCAGAGAAGGACAGACAAGGTCTTATCACTTCTCTGTATCAGATGGAAAAACATTGTATGAATTGAGTTTCGATACCACATCACTTCTCTGGAGGCTTGAGAAGCTTGAGGCATAAGCGTTGACAGTGATAAAGGGGATTGATAGAATACGTTCAACACAGGCGGAACTAATGGGGTAAATATTAGTAAAGACATATCAGACAGGACAATAGTTTCCTTCAAATATAATCCTCATCTTGTCGCAAAGGTCAGAACTATCGAAAGCAGAAAATGGTATATGGAATGATGCGCAAGAGGAAGTTTTTGTATGAGATTAAGAGACCGAGAAAGGATAAGAAACTGCCTGTCGTTCTGAGCAAAAAAGATGTTGCTAAAATCCTATCATCTGTTGATAATATCAAACACCTGTAAAACTCAAGGCCGAAGATATAGATAGCAAAAGAATGCTGATTCATATCAAAGGGGCTGAGAAATGAGATTTATTGGCAAAGGAATTGATTTTCTGGCAATTCTGCCAGAGCTAAAATATCCGCACCAGGTGCTGATACATTGCCAAATTAGAATTATATCAGCACTTAATACTGATGTGAACAAAATGAGCAAAAGTTGCTAACGCTCCATTTTGCTCATCGGTACGGCGGGTAAGCAAATGCCAGATTTTCGTGAAATCGTCTTTTCTCTTGGAATTGATCAGGAGACAGCATCAAAGATTACCTCATTGTTGGAGGAGGCGAATGGTGTAAAACCAGACCTTTCAGACATCCCCCAAATAGCTACTTTATTCAGTGAGAAATTTGGAATAAACCACGACGAGTCACTAAGACTTGCATCTTCTACACTACTGGAAGATGGAAAGGCTGAAGTTTATCGCAAGATGAAACCAAAACTTAAAGAAGCTGCTATATTGCTTGCAAGAGCAAAACCATCGTTGAATATATTTACTGCCTTCAGACAGATTTACCAAACATTATTGAAAGCGAAAGAAGGTGATAGAGAATTCAGACTTGAATATTATATTAAAAAGGCTATGGAGTATCCGAGGGACATAGATCTTGAGATTTTTGAACCGGACAAGTATAAGGGAACTGAGAATTATTTTACCTGCTCGTTTGTGCCATGGTATTTAGAAGAACCTTTGAGACATTTTACACATGTTCTTAGTTTTGCGGACACGAACGCATTATCTGCGTTAACCAAGGCACAAAATAGTGGTGGAAGGCTCTATAGCCTTCTGCTGCAAAAACTGGTAGTTTCAGATAAACCCTGGCCAGAAGAGGAACCTTCGCCAGTGGAGTCATGCGTACTCCGTCCTGGCAATTGCGTAATTATCGTCCCTTGTGTTGATGTTCAAGGAAAAGTCCCTGCCGTAGAACCAACTCTTCTGGTTTTCATCCACAGTGTATACGATACTTTTGAGATGGCATCTTGGTCGATTGAGAAAATCGTTCCTTATCG
This genomic interval carries:
- a CDS encoding pilus assembly protein PilP, producing MKKVIFLLIAVLFITFIGCKKEQPMKKPVAEQPKETVTQPESRVSEEAKQIIPEGYAYDSKGKRDPFISLIVTTKQKPLKKKGASPIESYDVDEIRLLAIAWEKDKFYALIQLPDKKAYTITEGMTLGLMGGKVEKITKDTVLIREYVKDYRGDIKPRDSILKLHKGEEE
- the pilO gene encoding type 4a pilus biogenesis protein PilO — encoded protein: MALKLNINLKNIPPYVKFIITFAPAILIIILALFIFILPKNKEIKALDVKISAQENEIAKNQAKAAKLPELMRENENLKKRLSELKLQLPEEKEVSTLLKQVSDLCIQAGMKIALWRPQQKRNHPSGIVYEIPVNVELIGNYHSLGYFFSSLTKLARIVNISDIKLGNPKTERGIAEIKVTFTATTFSSVPEEELAKGQEAGK
- a CDS encoding PilN domain-containing protein produces the protein MIKVNLLPVKRKKKPKPVPTFVISTVLVTLVIFIVMAYLVFFYSSRLSDRKSKFAANEQKIAELKEQIKAVEDFEKKNKMFEERNKIIEQLSKNKSIPVKLLDEINMLLPNGIWFTAMNVKGVSDVSIDGYGFTNTDIVAFVDNLKNSQTFTDIYLQESKSAEFEKIPVYQFKLTLKMKV
- the pilM gene encoding type IV pilus assembly protein PilM, encoding MFISGKSSIGLDIGSGYLKIVQLKDTKSGYELELFDMLPLPPELIVDGSVIDSIRLVDSIKELSRKAKIKTKDVIISMAGHSSVIIKRVSLPEMSEEELSESIKFEAEQYIPFDIDDVNLDFQILGPKEEPGQMDVILVAVKKDIINEYISVVKESGFNPIIVDVNSFALENIYEVNYEIEPGKNIALVNIGASTINMNILKGGVSVFTRDSAFGSNLHTEVLQREFNLTYEVAERLKKGEPVENVSPQDAYSVMELASEEIIGEVNRSLEYFHEEINEIILSGGCALIKDFPRLLAEKIGVETKIMQPFKNIKIPKKFDLSYIEETAPIAAVAAGLALRRQGDR
- the truB gene encoding tRNA pseudouridine(55) synthase TruB; its protein translation is MNIVINLNKTKDISSQQAVTRVKRLFTAKKAGHAGTLDPIATGVLLICLNKATKIARFLSDLDKEYIVKLKLGESTDTYDSSGKITARGELSSLNLYSSIEKVLSRFTGQIEQVPPMYSAIKVSGKPLYKLARQGVAIERRPRKINIYSIDILGIDLPYIDIKVVCSKGTYIRTLCHDIGNELGVGAHMHSLVRTRIGNFKINDSASEEEIQVKACAQYSIDLALSHLQEVVFDENAYNKAKNGLPVNISLFKTLEKDISEKFFSERYVRLKSPDKRLFGIGKIQDKEIKIERFLN
- the rapZ gene encoding RNase adapter RapZ, with protein sequence MKEPIIVIITGLSGSGKTVALRALEDSSYFCVDNLPVALIDSLVSIVSRNKNIRKIAIGIDIREKGFLSGIKNALKILKNKYKTDIIFLEAEKEVLVRRFKETRRPHPLGGKIEEAIRKEKERLSFLKDDSDRVIDTSPFSPHQLRQLITCIYGIKKGTKAMRLILISFGFKYGLPQNLDLLFDARFLPNPNFIPELKQLKGTDKRVSDYVFRHHNSKTFIKKIKEFLDFLIEQYLKEGRLYVTVGIGCTGGNHRSPAIVEKLRDYLKKHPIDIDIIHRDIR
- the raiA gene encoding ribosome-associated translation inhibitor RaiA, giving the protein MNIIVTGRHLEITQSLKSYAEKKIKRINKYLSSITEAIVTITVEKYRHKVEVLLKANGVLIQAESVTGEVYSSIDEVSEKLERQIKKYKEKLVSHRKNEGKTSTVSAKVEIPAEVGKIIKNKRFELKPMSPDEAVMQMELLDKDFFVFTNDNSGDINVIYRRRDGNFGLIEPVK
- the rpoN gene encoding RNA polymerase factor sigma-54, with translation MALESRLELRLSQKLILTPQLQQAIKLLQLPHLELTQFLNQELMENPLLEEIVDEMEEVSSEETVYEERDNIEPEDMILEDAEAPLEKLMNFTVDEYFEERGYDGRDLGYFNPGTVTPPSFEQFISKEPDLYDHLLWQLRLSNESEDIKKVGEIIIGNIDENGYLVASIDEIVEAAKVQKETVEKALDLIQRFDPPGVGAKNLCECLLLQIRTFNLQNTVVENIIRNNLDDLEKKRYTQIAQQYGISISEVMAALKIIEGLEPKPGRNFASFNVNYIIPDVFLIRTHDEYQIILNDEGIPKLRISNFYKNLLQHDNAFSKEDKQFFIEKFRSAVGLLKSLDQRSRTIYRVTETLLSLQREFFDKGIEYLKPLTLKDVASAINLHESTISRVTSNKFISCDRGIFCFRYLFSSALNSGMRSISSKSVKNLIKKIVTEEDAQKPLSDNHIAEILKKKNITIARRTVAKYREELGIASQSKRKKQTSL